One Chitinophagaceae bacterium C216 genomic window carries:
- the metH_1 gene encoding Methionine synthase, with protein sequence MSCIRDLLNQRILVLDGAMGTMIQKYKLTEKDYRGDRFKDWHTDVKGNNDLLSITRPDIIKAIHTEYLKAGADIIETNTFSSTSIAQADYDMQSLAYELNVASVKCAREAIEAFQTTPEGKDRGPLFVAGAIGPLNKTLSLSPDVNNPGYRAITFDEVVEAYTEQIRGLIDAGADFLLIETIFDTLNAKAAIFAAKNYFRKHPDAKREIMISGTITDASGRTLSGQTVEAFYISIAHAEPLSVGLNCALGAKDMRAHIEELSQIAACYVSAYPNAGLPNAMGEYDEQPAETAAFLKEWAEKGFVNIVGGCCGTTPDHIREIAQAVKGIRPRPLPVLEDIA encoded by the coding sequence ATGAGCTGTATTAGAGATTTATTAAATCAGCGCATTTTAGTGCTGGATGGCGCCATGGGTACAATGATTCAAAAGTATAAGCTAACCGAAAAAGATTACCGGGGGGACCGCTTTAAAGATTGGCATACCGATGTAAAAGGTAATAACGATTTATTAAGCATTACCCGCCCGGATATTATAAAGGCTATTCATACTGAGTATCTGAAGGCCGGTGCAGATATTATTGAAACCAATACATTCAGTAGCACCAGCATCGCTCAGGCCGATTACGATATGCAGTCGTTGGCCTATGAGCTTAACGTGGCTTCCGTGAAATGTGCACGCGAAGCTATTGAGGCGTTTCAGACTACTCCCGAAGGCAAGGACCGTGGGCCACTGTTCGTAGCAGGCGCTATAGGTCCCTTGAATAAAACCCTGAGTCTTTCTCCCGATGTAAACAATCCGGGTTATCGGGCCATTACTTTTGACGAGGTGGTAGAAGCTTATACAGAGCAAATCAGAGGACTAATTGATGCAGGGGCAGATTTTCTGCTCATTGAAACTATCTTCGATACGCTCAATGCCAAAGCGGCTATTTTCGCTGCGAAGAACTACTTCCGTAAACATCCTGATGCTAAGCGTGAAATAATGATTAGTGGCACGATTACCGATGCTTCGGGTCGTACATTAAGCGGACAGACTGTTGAAGCTTTTTATATTTCCATCGCGCATGCCGAGCCGTTGAGTGTAGGGCTAAACTGTGCTTTGGGTGCGAAAGATATGCGTGCGCATATCGAAGAGCTCTCTCAAATAGCAGCCTGCTATGTTTCGGCCTATCCCAATGCAGGTCTGCCTAATGCCATGGGCGAGTATGATGAACAGCCTGCAGAAACGGCAGCTTTTCTGAAAGAATGGGCCGAGAAGGGATTTGTTAATATAGTGGGTGGCTGTTGTGGCACGACTCCCGACCATATTCGGGAAATTGCTCAAGCCGTAAAGGGTATTCGACCAAGACCTTTGCCCGTACTGGAAGATATAGCGTAA
- the metH_2 gene encoding Methionine synthase: MTKIQPYLRLSGLEPLVVRPETNFINIGERTNVTGSKKFARLIRENKFEEALSVARQQVENGAQIIDINMDDALLDGVKAMTTFINLLQSEPDICRVPLMIDSSKFEIIEAGLKCVQGKCIVNSISLKEGEEKFIEQAIICQNYGAAVVVMAFDEKGQADTEDRKVEICHRAYKILTEKVGFKPQDIIFDPNIFAIATGLEEHNSYAVDFINATRRIKQLMPLVAVSGGVSNLSFSFRGNDTVREAMHSVFLYHAIKAGMNMGIVNAGQLVVYDEIDPQLRQLCEDVILNRNNENNEATEKLLAFAETVKAKGKSEKKDDAWRQTTVEERLKYALINGITEYIDQDTEEARLKYARPLEVIEGPLMDGMNVVGDLFGAGKMFLPQVVKSARVMKKAVAWLLPFIEQEKLDNPAATSGNAGKIVMATVKGDVHDIGKNIVGVVLGCNGYEVIDLGVMVPADKILDTAEKVNADVIGLSGLITPSLDEMVHVAQEMKRRNMKQPLLIGGATTSRMHTAVKIAPQYDNGVLHVLDASRSVTVVSALLSKEKEELLEKTRQEYEALRQQFANKHQKELVPYSEALANKEVLNWNDYQPVRPAINDVLVLKDYDLAEIAEYIDWGPFFIAWEMPGRFPEVLSDKNFGSEATKLYNDALRMVDRIVKEKWFTANGVVGFWPALSNNADTVTLATNKGEVRLEFLRQQSKKAQGYYNFSLADFVKPSEVGEGTDYMGAFAVTIHDVTDKVAQFATELDDYNKILVQVLGDRFVEAFAECLHAKTRKEYWGYAKNENLSNEELIKEKYQGIRPAPGYPACPDHTEKIKLFDLLNVTENIGIQLTESLAMDPPASVCGWYFAHPKSHYFGVGKINRDQLEDYAARKGMSLEEAEKWLRPVLE; encoded by the coding sequence TTGACCAAAATACAACCATATCTGCGTCTTTCGGGTTTAGAGCCGCTGGTGGTAAGACCAGAAACGAATTTTATCAATATAGGAGAGCGTACCAATGTAACCGGGTCGAAGAAGTTTGCAAGACTTATCAGAGAAAACAAATTTGAAGAAGCATTAAGTGTAGCCCGCCAACAGGTGGAAAATGGTGCGCAGATCATCGATATCAATATGGATGATGCGCTGCTGGATGGTGTTAAGGCTATGACGACCTTTATTAATTTGCTACAAAGCGAGCCAGATATCTGTCGCGTACCGTTGATGATCGATTCCTCCAAATTTGAAATTATTGAAGCCGGGCTGAAATGTGTACAGGGAAAATGTATTGTCAACTCTATTTCCTTAAAGGAAGGAGAAGAAAAATTTATTGAACAAGCAATTATCTGTCAGAACTATGGAGCCGCCGTAGTGGTAATGGCTTTTGATGAAAAAGGGCAGGCCGATACCGAAGATCGTAAAGTAGAAATATGCCATAGGGCTTATAAAATACTCACAGAAAAAGTAGGATTTAAACCGCAGGATATCATATTCGATCCTAACATTTTTGCCATTGCTACAGGATTGGAGGAGCATAATAGTTATGCGGTAGACTTTATCAATGCTACCCGACGTATTAAACAACTGATGCCTTTGGTAGCTGTAAGTGGTGGTGTAAGTAATCTGTCTTTCTCCTTCAGAGGTAATGATACGGTTCGTGAAGCTATGCATTCTGTGTTCTTGTATCATGCCATTAAGGCCGGCATGAACATGGGCATTGTAAATGCAGGACAATTGGTGGTATATGATGAAATTGATCCGCAGCTTCGTCAGCTTTGTGAAGATGTGATATTGAATAGAAATAACGAAAACAACGAAGCTACCGAAAAGCTATTGGCCTTTGCAGAAACTGTAAAAGCCAAAGGAAAATCAGAAAAGAAAGATGATGCCTGGCGACAAACCACAGTGGAAGAGAGATTGAAGTATGCTTTAATAAATGGCATCACCGAGTATATAGATCAGGATACGGAAGAAGCACGCCTCAAATATGCACGTCCGCTTGAAGTAATTGAAGGGCCGTTAATGGACGGTATGAACGTGGTGGGTGATTTATTTGGCGCCGGAAAAATGTTTCTTCCTCAGGTAGTAAAAAGCGCCCGAGTTATGAAAAAAGCGGTTGCATGGTTGCTGCCATTTATTGAACAAGAAAAGCTGGATAATCCGGCAGCCACATCGGGCAATGCAGGTAAGATTGTAATGGCTACTGTAAAAGGAGACGTGCATGATATTGGAAAAAATATTGTGGGTGTGGTGTTAGGATGCAATGGTTATGAAGTGATTGATTTAGGGGTGATGGTTCCGGCTGATAAAATTCTGGATACGGCTGAAAAAGTGAATGCCGATGTTATAGGACTGAGCGGACTGATTACACCCTCTCTCGATGAAATGGTGCACGTGGCACAGGAAATGAAGCGCCGTAATATGAAGCAACCTTTACTGATAGGTGGTGCTACTACATCGCGCATGCATACTGCCGTAAAAATAGCTCCTCAATACGATAACGGTGTACTACATGTACTGGATGCATCCAGAAGTGTCACAGTCGTAAGCGCTTTGCTAAGCAAAGAAAAAGAGGAATTGCTGGAGAAAACCCGGCAGGAATACGAAGCGCTACGTCAGCAGTTTGCTAATAAGCATCAGAAAGAGCTGGTTCCATACAGTGAGGCGCTGGCAAATAAAGAAGTACTAAACTGGAACGATTATCAGCCGGTACGACCTGCCATCAATGATGTGTTGGTGTTGAAAGATTACGACTTGGCTGAAATTGCTGAGTACATCGATTGGGGACCTTTTTTCATCGCCTGGGAGATGCCAGGTCGTTTCCCGGAAGTATTATCAGATAAAAATTTTGGGAGCGAGGCGACTAAACTGTATAATGATGCCCTTAGGATGGTCGATCGTATTGTAAAAGAAAAATGGTTTACGGCCAACGGTGTGGTAGGTTTCTGGCCGGCACTAAGTAATAATGCAGATACTGTAACACTTGCAACAAACAAGGGTGAGGTAAGGCTGGAGTTTCTACGTCAACAATCCAAAAAGGCACAAGGATATTATAACTTCTCATTGGCAGATTTTGTAAAGCCTTCAGAAGTAGGAGAGGGTACGGATTATATGGGCGCATTCGCAGTTACTATTCATGACGTAACAGATAAGGTTGCCCAATTTGCCACTGAGCTGGATGATTACAATAAAATCTTGGTACAAGTACTAGGCGATAGATTTGTGGAGGCTTTTGCCGAATGCTTACATGCAAAAACACGTAAGGAATATTGGGGGTATGCTAAAAATGAAAATCTGTCAAATGAAGAATTAATTAAAGAAAAATATCAGGGCATTCGTCCTGCCCCCGGTTATCCAGCTTGTCCCGATCATACTGAGAAAATTAAACTTTTTGATCTGTTGAATGTGACGGAAAACATAGGCATTCAACTCACGGAAAGTTTGGCAATGGATCCTCCCGCATCTGTATGCGGATGGTATTTTGCACATCCGAAAAGCCATTATTTTGGTGTAGGAAAAATCAATAGGGATCAGCTTGAAGATTATGCAGCACGCAAAGGTATGAGCCTTGAAGAAGCCGAAAAATGGTTAAGGCCGGTACTGGAATAA
- the rlpA_1 gene encoding Endolytic peptidoglycan transglycosylase RlpA: MPCIRKKISYLLFVVLLLGTACSQKVTEAGKASYYADKFAGRKTANGETFSQRKLTAAHKTLSFGTKVKVKNLSNGKKVKVRINDRGPFVEGRIIDLSKRAAKRLDMINAGVVNVEIKYRKKK; encoded by the coding sequence ATGCCTTGTATACGTAAAAAAATAAGTTATCTCTTATTCGTTGTCTTACTGTTAGGAACAGCTTGCAGCCAAAAAGTAACAGAAGCGGGTAAGGCATCTTATTATGCGGATAAATTTGCAGGACGCAAAACCGCTAACGGCGAAACTTTCAGCCAACGTAAACTTACCGCCGCGCATAAAACACTCTCTTTTGGCACCAAAGTAAAAGTGAAAAATCTTTCCAATGGTAAAAAAGTAAAAGTACGTATTAATGACCGTGGCCCCTTCGTTGAAGGCCGCATTATTGACCTCAGCAAAAGAGCAGCTAAACGGCTCGACATGATTAATGCCGGCGTAGTGAATGTTGAAATAAAATATAGAAAAAAGAAATAA